GGCGGGAGCGGCGCGGTCGCCGCATACGTGAGCACGGGTTCGGTGCCGATCGCGACGGCGACCGGGACTTTCTTACCCCATGCGGCGGCGTGCGCGCGCCCTTGTTTGTGACGCTGCCAATGCATTCCGGTTTCACGCTTGCCGAAAAGCTGCATGCGATACATGCCGACGTTTGGACGATCGGTGTGCGGGTCTTTGGTGATGACCAGCGGCAAGGTCACGAACGGCCCCGCGTCGAGCGGCCACGTCGTGAGAATCGGAAGTTTGGTGAGATCGGGTTCGCGCACGACGACGTCGTGCACGGGTGCGTCGCGCACCGTTTTCGGAATCGCGTTGGCCAACGGCGCCAGCCGCATGAGGGCGCCGATCTTTTCCGCGAACGACGCACCCGGCGGCGAAACGTCGAGCAGTCCCCGAACGCGGGCGGCTACCTCGTCGAGCGAACTCGCGTCGAGCGCCATCGCCATGCGGCGCTGCGAGCCGAACTGATTCGTGAGTACCGGAAACTTCGAGCCTTTAACGTTGGCGAACAGCAGCGCAGGGCCGCCCGCTTTGACGACGCGGTCGGTAATCTCGGCGATCTCCAACCGCGGGTCGACGGTAGCGTCGATGGCGTGGAGCTCGCCGGCGTTGCGTAAAGCGTCGACGAAGGCGCGCAAAGACGCGAAGGGCATGGCCCCTTATCGTACGCTGGTGCTCTGGGCTACGCCTGTATGTGTGCCGGAAGCGTTGCGACGAAGCGAGCGCCGCCGCCGGGCGCCGCGTCGACCACGACCGTTCCGTCGTGGGCGCTTGCGATCCAGCGGACGATCGCCAAACCGAGACCGGTGCCGCTGTGATCCTGCGTGCGCCGGTAGAAGCGCTCGAAGACGCGCTCGCGCTCGTCGGGGGCGACCCCGTCGCCGTCGTCCTCGACGACGATGGAGCAGGTACGGCCGTTACGCGACGACGCGATGCTCACGCGGCTGCGCGCGTGCCGGACCGCATTCTCGAGCAAGTTGCGTGCGAGCTCGCGCAGCCGCCGCTCGTCGCCGTCGACGATCGCGCTGTCGGTAACCGCTTCGATGCGGACGTTTCGCGCGTTCGCGGCGGCGGCGGCGTCGCGCGTGCACGTCGTGACGACGAGCGCCAAGTCGACGGGTTCGCATTGCAGCACGGCGCGGCCCGGATTGCGTGCGAGCGTCAACAGATCCGAAATCAGTGCGGAGGCTTCGAGCGCGTCGTGCGTGATCGCGTCGAACGCCTGCGTGCTCTCGGGCGGCGGCTGATTGCGCGATGCTTGCGCGACGCTCGCGATCGCCGCTAGCGGCGAACGAAGCTCGTGCGCGGCGTCGGCGGCGAAGACTCGCTCGCGCTCGCGCGCCGCGGCCAGCGGCGCGATCGTGAGCCGCGCCATCGCGTACGACGCCGCCCCGACGACCACGATCAGCGGCACATCGATCGCGAGAATCGAAACGGACACCGAGCGCATTGCGGTCGCGAGGCCTCTCGCGCCCTCCGGCGTTCCCAGCGCCGGGCCGAGCGCCGACGCATATTCGCGCTGCATGAACAAGAATGCGCCGGCATCGAGGGCGGCGAGAACGCAAACGAAGATGAGGAGATAGAGGGCGGTAGTGCGAGCGATCAAGTTTGCAGGCGGTAACCGACGCCCCACACCGTTTCGATGATGCCGTTGGCGCCGAGTTTCTTGAGTTTGCGGCGCAGCTGGCTGACGTACACGTCGACGATGTTGCTCGATCCCTCGAAGTCGTAATCCCAAATGCGTTCGAGCACTTGCGCGCGCGACAGCGCGATGCCGGCATTGCGCGCGAAGAGCTCGAGCAGCCGAAACTCGGTCGCGCCCAACTCGAGCGCACGCGCGTCGTACGTCGCCGTACGCGCACCGACGTCGACCCGCAGTTTCCCGACTTCCAGGGTACTGACCAGCGGTCGATCGCCGCGTCGCAAAATCGCGCGCAGCCGCGCGATCAGCTCTTGCTCGACGAACGGCTTGGGAAGATAGTCGTCGGCGCCGCAATCCAAGCCGTGCACACGATCCTCGACGGCGTCCCGCGCGGTGAGCATGAGGATCGGCGTTTGAACGCCTTCGGCGCGCGCGTTGCGCGCGACCGTGAAGCCGTCCATGCCGGGCAGCCCCACGTCGACGATCGCGGCGTCGTAGCTCTGACGCAGCAGGTGATCGAGACCGGCCTCGCCGTCGGTCACGACGTTCGCGGCGAACTTCTGCGATTCGAGCATGGTTTGCACCGCTCGCGCGATCGAGAGATTGTCCTCGACGACCAGGATGCGCATCATCTCAGGATTCGCAGGCCTCCGTCTCAATACTTCAAGGGACCGCAGCAGGCGATGGTCAGGGCGCCCCCCAGGCTCGGCTTTTGACCCGGTGCGGCGATCGGAGCGACCTCCTGGACCAGGAGGCGAACCGGGCCGACCATGCCCGCCGCATAGTACGTGAAGTCGCGCGTGACGGCCGGATTGGCTTGGGCGTCATAGCGGACGCCCAGATAGGCGTGCGAGACCGGATAGATCTTCAAACGGGCGTAGCCGCCGCTGGTCAATTGATTCGTTCCGGCACCGTCGGCGTTGTGATCGTCGCCCCACCACTGCTCGGCTTGCAGATCGACCTTCCATAGCGACGCGTGCGCGAGCAGACCGTAGCGTTGGTACGGATCGTCGAACGGTTTGCTGCCGGCCAGCAAGATGTTGCGCGAACCGTTGAGGACTGCGCCGCCGAAATCAAACTCGACGTTTTTACGCTGCACGGCGGTTTCGTCAAGCCACAATCCCGTTTCGGGAACGGCCGGGGTTGTGGTCTCGCCGGTGTTCACCGGCTTTCCGCCGTAGGCTGCGCCCTTGAACTCACTGACCGCGAAGGTGAAATCCGCGCGAAGGTTTCCGATTTGCCGCTGCGTCCACTGACCCCAGCGCGGCGACGCGAGCGGAAGATCGTTGAGCCCCACGTGCGCGGTGTAATATCCATACGGCTGCAGATCGTCCAACCGCTCCCCCGGCGATTGCGCCAGCGGCAACTCGAAGAGCCCGAACCGATACGATGAGTTCGTGCGCTCGTTGTAGTTCGTAAGGAATCCTAAGTAGAGTCCCGACGGTCCGCCGCCCGCGCCCAGACTGTAATGAACGAACAGCGACACCCTTCCGAAGTCTTCGTTGCCGAGTAGGATGCCGCCGGGAGTCCAGCGGCGCGAGCCGGGTGCCGGATCTTGCGCGTACGCCATTTGGTAGCGTACCGCGAGTATCGTCGTACCGTGCTTGGGCAGCGGCAGCCGGTAGCCGTGCTGCCGAAAGTAGACGCCGAACGCGTTAAGCTCGGGCAGCACCGAGTGACACGCGGTGCAGCGCAGACCGTAACGTTGCGCGAAAATCGGGATCGCGCTTGCCGGTGCGGCGCTTGCCAGCATAAAAAGCAACGCCGCCAGGACGGCTACGACGCCGCCGAACACGTTATTGCGCAACGATGGCTCCTCGCATGTTCGCGGAGTAATGATAGAAGCAGCCGTACAGATACGTGCCGGCCTTATCGGCGAGGACCGTTTGCGACGTCGCGCCGGCCTGCAGCGCGCCGCTGCTCCAGCCACCGGATAGCGTCGTTCCGCTTTCCGTCAACGCGCTCGCGCCGAGCGGAGAGGCGCTGGGAAACTTCGTCTCGCCGTTGGTGCTGCTCAGGGGCAGCGACGAACTGGTGTGGTTGAACCCGTCGGCGTTCTTGAAGACGATCGTATCGCCCACCGCGACGTCGAGGATCGGCGGTTTGATCGCAATACTCGGTCCGTACGGCGTGCTCGTCGGGTTTTGATAGACGGTCAGGTTGAGGTCCACGGTGTGGACGACTCCGCCGCCGGTTCCTCCCCCACCGCTCGACGGAATTCCGTTGGGCGTACACGATGCGAGCGCGGCCGCCAGCGCCGCTATGCGGGCAGTTCTCATCGTGCGGCAACCTGCGGTTGCGCGAGCGCGTCGACGACGTCGTCCGACAAGCCGCTCGACGCGAGCATCGTCTTGACGAGCTTTCCGTCGGCGTCGAGGAC
The sequence above is drawn from the Candidatus Baltobacteraceae bacterium genome and encodes:
- a CDS encoding HAMP domain-containing sensor histidine kinase, which gives rise to MIARTTALYLLIFVCVLAALDAGAFLFMQREYASALGPALGTPEGARGLATAMRSVSVSILAIDVPLIVVVGAASYAMARLTIAPLAAARERERVFAADAAHELRSPLAAIASVAQASRNQPPPESTQAFDAITHDALEASALISDLLTLARNPGRAVLQCEPVDLALVVTTCTRDAAAAANARNVRIEAVTDSAIVDGDERRLRELARNLLENAVRHARSRVSIASSRNGRTCSIVVEDDGDGVAPDERERVFERFYRRTQDHSGTGLGLAIVRWIASAHDGTVVVDAAPGGGARFVATLPAHIQA
- a CDS encoding plastocyanin/azurin family copper-binding protein, with the translated sequence MRTARIAALAAALASCTPNGIPSSGGGGTGGGVVHTVDLNLTVYQNPTSTPYGPSIAIKPPILDVAVGDTIVFKNADGFNHTSSSLPLSSTNGETKFPSASPLGASALTESGTTLSGGWSSGALQAGATSQTVLADKAGTYLYGCFYHYSANMRGAIVAQ
- a CDS encoding response regulator transcription factor, translating into MMRILVVEDNLSIARAVQTMLESQKFAANVVTDGEAGLDHLLRQSYDAAIVDVGLPGMDGFTVARNARAEGVQTPILMLTARDAVEDRVHGLDCGADDYLPKPFVEQELIARLRAILRRGDRPLVSTLEVGKLRVDVGARTATYDARALELGATEFRLLELFARNAGIALSRAQVLERIWDYDFEGSSNIVDVYVSQLRRKLKKLGANGIIETVWGVGYRLQT